A single region of the Mycobacterium lentiflavum genome encodes:
- a CDS encoding AMP-binding protein, whose protein sequence is MADIDFSLLDVPRSAPVDDPEAYLRAAIAWHFGADTGSAFWLRTAKTLDFDPLTDVKTFTDLRLFPNLLGELRNVPVEDLIPRGYGSPPPVPQVFESGGTTGAPKRTAQLPDWVAQVIEWQTEDFATGGFERGRGFLCLMPSGPHGVGFFSRLVAERLGSAFHAIDIDPRWVKKIAARNAAGEVAAYVEHVLEQAAHVLQTQNVANLHATPPLLEAIARNDDLVDLVNAKIRYLLLSGAHVDADTLDLLRDIFPETTITMAFGSTMILSQAVTRIEDDAFVFDPRTPYVVFWVIDPDTGEQVPYGQLGQVVMNHISKGMFLPNNLERDMAIRMPGPAGQLSDSVSAVRPVATFEGEAVIEGVY, encoded by the coding sequence CGTGCGGCGATCGCGTGGCACTTCGGTGCGGACACCGGCTCCGCCTTTTGGCTCCGGACCGCCAAGACACTGGACTTCGATCCGTTGACGGACGTCAAGACCTTCACCGATTTGCGGCTGTTTCCCAATCTGCTGGGTGAGTTGCGCAATGTGCCGGTCGAGGATCTGATCCCGCGCGGATACGGCTCGCCGCCGCCGGTGCCGCAGGTTTTCGAATCCGGCGGCACCACCGGGGCTCCGAAACGTACTGCGCAACTTCCGGATTGGGTCGCCCAGGTCATCGAATGGCAGACTGAGGACTTCGCCACCGGCGGTTTTGAACGCGGCCGTGGTTTTTTGTGTCTGATGCCGAGCGGCCCGCACGGCGTGGGCTTCTTCTCGCGGCTGGTCGCCGAGCGGCTTGGCTCGGCGTTTCACGCGATCGACATCGATCCGCGCTGGGTGAAGAAGATTGCCGCGCGCAATGCCGCCGGAGAGGTCGCGGCCTATGTCGAGCACGTCCTCGAGCAGGCCGCACATGTGCTGCAGACGCAGAACGTCGCGAACCTGCACGCCACTCCACCGCTGCTCGAGGCGATCGCTCGCAACGACGACCTGGTGGACTTGGTGAACGCCAAGATTCGCTATCTGTTGCTCAGCGGTGCGCACGTGGACGCCGACACGCTGGACCTGTTGCGCGACATCTTCCCCGAGACGACGATCACGATGGCCTTCGGCAGCACGATGATTCTGTCGCAGGCGGTCACCCGAATCGAGGACGACGCATTCGTTTTCGACCCGCGGACACCGTACGTGGTGTTCTGGGTGATCGATCCCGACACCGGAGAACAAGTGCCCTACGGGCAGCTGGGCCAGGTGGTGATGAACCACATCAGCAAGGGCATGTTCTTGCCGAACAACCTGGAACGCGACATGGCGATCCGGATGCCCGGGCCCGCTGGGCAACTCAGCGATTCGGTCAGCGCGGTACGGCCGGTCGCCACGTTCGAGGGCGAGGCCGTCATCGAGGGCGTGTACTGA
- a CDS encoding aldehyde dehydrogenase family protein — translation MATDLVLIDALGPSGEYRTRNREIVATTAGVPVAELSLVPALYVSRAIGAQRKVAPLPVAEREKALAAAADIFRTAEIGGLGFDAYVELASRISGVPIVVTRTGARNVADAVAHAFDAVRPAQPIGAARDWRDERTRAGSAVWTRRGEIFAVHAAGNGPGVHGLWPQALALGYRVAVRPSRREPFTGHRLVSALRQAGFRPEDVVFLPTDHGGADEIIRRADLAMVYGGQDVVDKYAVDPTVLVNGPGRAKILITADRDWRDYLDLIVDSIANLGGMACVNTTAVLYEGDPGPLAAAIAARLATIEPLPTEDERAILPTQPVDKARALAAYLATKAAGTTALLGADQVVAAVGDGYAALRPAVHLLAEPDVDKLNVELAFPCVWVSPWSRADGLTPLRNSLVINVITNDDDLIDSVLGDPTISNVYRGNHPTFYGAPEIPHDGFLADALMRNKGFIRD, via the coding sequence GTGGCAACTGATTTAGTGCTGATCGACGCGCTCGGGCCCAGCGGCGAGTACCGGACGCGCAATCGAGAGATCGTCGCTACCACGGCAGGAGTGCCGGTCGCCGAACTGAGTCTGGTGCCTGCGCTCTATGTGTCGCGCGCCATCGGGGCGCAGCGCAAGGTCGCGCCGCTACCGGTCGCCGAGCGGGAAAAGGCATTGGCCGCGGCGGCCGACATCTTCCGTACCGCGGAGATCGGCGGCCTGGGCTTCGACGCCTATGTCGAACTGGCCAGCCGGATTTCGGGCGTACCGATCGTGGTCACCCGCACGGGGGCCCGCAACGTCGCAGACGCTGTTGCGCACGCCTTCGACGCGGTGCGCCCGGCTCAGCCGATCGGCGCGGCCCGCGACTGGCGCGACGAACGCACCCGTGCCGGCAGCGCGGTCTGGACACGGCGGGGCGAGATATTCGCCGTGCACGCCGCGGGAAACGGCCCGGGCGTGCACGGCCTGTGGCCCCAAGCGCTCGCCCTGGGCTACCGGGTCGCGGTGCGCCCGTCGCGTCGCGAGCCGTTCACCGGACACCGACTGGTTAGTGCCCTGCGCCAGGCCGGATTTCGGCCCGAGGACGTCGTCTTCCTGCCCACCGATCACGGCGGAGCCGACGAGATCATCCGCCGCGCCGACCTGGCGATGGTGTACGGCGGCCAGGACGTCGTCGACAAGTACGCCGTTGATCCGACGGTGCTGGTGAACGGACCGGGCCGGGCCAAGATCCTGATCACCGCCGATCGCGATTGGCGTGACTACCTCGACCTGATCGTCGACTCGATCGCGAATCTCGGTGGTATGGCGTGTGTCAACACCACCGCCGTGCTCTACGAGGGCGACCCCGGCCCGCTGGCTGCCGCGATCGCCGCCCGGTTGGCGACAATCGAGCCGCTGCCCACCGAGGACGAGCGGGCGATTCTGCCCACCCAACCCGTCGACAAGGCGCGGGCGCTGGCCGCCTATCTGGCGACCAAGGCCGCCGGCACCACCGCGCTGCTCGGCGCCGATCAGGTCGTCGCCGCGGTGGGTGACGGCTATGCCGCCCTGCGCCCGGCGGTTCATCTGCTGGCCGAGCCGGATGTCGACAAGCTCAACGTCGAACTGGCCTTCCCGTGCGTGTGGGTGTCGCCGTGGTCGCGCGCCGACGGCCTGACGCCGTTGCGAAACTCGTTGGTAATAAACGTGATTACCAACGACGACGACCTGATCGACAGCGTGCTCGGCGACCCGACCATCAGCAACGTCTACCGCGGAAACCACCCGACCTTCTACGGCGCCCCCGAGATTCCGCACGACGGATTCCTCGCGGACGCGCTGATGCGCAACAAGGGTTTCATCCGGGACTAG
- the rpsR gene encoding 30S ribosomal protein S18 translates to MAAKKSRPSRTQPVEKKKNLLSSLGVKHVDYKDITTLKIFLSERGRIRSRRVTGLTVQQQRQVATAIRNAREMALLPYVAGR, encoded by the coding sequence ATGGCCGCCAAGAAGAGCCGTCCGAGCCGTACCCAACCGGTCGAGAAAAAGAAGAACCTGCTCAGCAGTCTCGGCGTCAAACACGTGGACTACAAAGATATTACGACGCTGAAGATATTCCTCTCCGAACGGGGCCGAATCCGGTCCCGCCGCGTCACCGGCCTGACGGTGCAACAGCAACGGCAGGTGGCCACCGCGATCCGAAATGCCCGCGAGATGGCGCTGTTGCCTTACGTCGCCGGCCGCTAG
- the rpsN gene encoding 30S ribosomal protein S14 — protein sequence MAKRSKIVKNDQRRAIVARYAERRALLKQIIRSPASDPEQRLAAQAALARQPRDASAVRVRNRDSVDGRPRGHLRKFGLSRVRVRELAHQGQLPGIRKASW from the coding sequence ATGGCCAAGAGATCCAAGATCGTCAAGAACGACCAGCGTCGCGCGATCGTGGCCCGCTATGCGGAGCGCCGCGCCCTGCTCAAACAGATCATCCGTTCTCCGGCAAGTGATCCCGAGCAGCGGCTGGCCGCACAGGCGGCGCTCGCCCGCCAGCCTCGCGATGCCAGCGCGGTGCGGGTACGCAACCGTGACTCGGTCGACGGTCGTCCCCGCGGGCACCTGCGCAAATTCGGGCTGTCCCGGGTGCGGGTGCGCGAGCTGGCCCACCAGGGGCAACTTCCCGGCATACGAAAGGCGAGTTGGTAG
- the rpmG gene encoding 50S ribosomal protein L33, producing the protein MARNEIRPIVKLRSTAGTGYTYITRKNRRNDPDRLTLRKYDPVVRRHVEFREER; encoded by the coding sequence ATGGCGCGCAACGAGATTCGCCCGATCGTCAAGCTCCGCTCCACGGCCGGCACCGGCTACACCTACATCACCCGCAAAAACCGGCGCAACGACCCCGACCGGCTCACGCTGCGCAAGTACGACCCGGTGGTCCGCCGCCACGTCGAGTTCCGGGAGGAACGCTGA